A genome region from Labrus mixtus chromosome 9, fLabMix1.1, whole genome shotgun sequence includes the following:
- the smc4 gene encoding structural maintenance of chromosomes protein 4 isoform X1 codes for MPSKTAKSSTASAKTRGKGSQPRDDSEDELDVAPQETNSNGQEEAPPTTDPSHGETVEAVDNRSLEEILGSIPPPPPPAMTNEPGAPRLMITHLVNRNFKSYAGEQILGPFHKRFSCIIGPNGSGKSNVIDSMLFVFGYRAQKIRSKKLSVLIHSSDKHKDVQSCTVEVHFQKIIDKEGDDYEVIPNSKFYVSRTANKDNSSAYHINGKKTTFKDVGAVLRSHGIDLDHNRFLILQGEVEQIAMMKSKGQTEHDEGMLEYLEDIIGSCRLKEPILTLARRIELLNEQRGEKLNRVKLVEKEKNALEGEKNKAVEFLTLENDIFKHKSRLCQYYVHDLQKRVVDKEQEKQKILEDTKEHTEKNAKISQEMERMNQELKNVEKKQNKLNKYIESQKEKFTQLDLQDVEVREKIKHSKSKGKKLHKQLEKDKEKLEEVRGVPASSEKAISEATARKEELEKQKGKEEEKLKAVMESLKEETSGLQQDKEIKEKELMELSKAVNETRSRMDLAQSELDIYLSRHNTALTQLNTAKQTLQTTSDTLRERRAAIKDLEVKIPQKEQELKKDEGELGQLMKIDSEAREVVRELRQKVDEAKSSLSSNRSRGKVLDALMQQKKSGRIPGIFGRLGDLGAIEEKYDVAISSSCGALDNIVVDTIDTAQKCVTFLKEQNIGVATFIGLDKMKVWEKNMAPIRTPENCPRLFDMVRVKDESVRPAFYFALRDTLVAQDMEQATRMAFQKDKRWRVVTLKGQIIEMAGTMTGGGRVMKGRMGSSIGTEFSQEELDRMESKLNDKVSKLQGCQERKLQLEESVQRLQPQLRDMKNTLEKYANSMTSLADQEVHLKLQMKELEANVLAAAPDKTKQKQMEKSLDAFKKDYDAASSKAGKVENEVKRLHNLIVDINSHKLKAQQDKLDTVNKELDDCSSTITKAQVAIKTADRNLKKCEESVKRLQSELEENEQSMAEFTEHLKKLEDEAGEIMKACQEAEAALPEVQEQHQGVLKGIKALQQQEHALQEESLSIRLRIEQIESSITEHNNKIKHWQKEATKLSLHTIEDKAAEELPVLTVAELSGISEPNVIINKVTMLETQCAQMKPNLGAIAEYKKKEELYLQRVAQLDEITTERDRFKRGYEDLRKQRLNEFMTGFNMITNKLKENYQMLTLGGDAELELVDSLDPFSEGIMFSVRPPKKSWKKIFNLSGGEKTLSSLALVFALHHYKPTPLYFMDEIDAALDFKNVSIVACYIYEQTKNAQFIIISLRNNMFEIADRLIGIYKTHNTTKSVGINPKTIVFKELETVTA; via the exons ATCCGTCTCACGGGGAAACTGTCGAGGCGGTTGATAATCGGAGTTTGGAGGAGATTCTCGGTAGCATCCCTCCACCCCCGCCCCCAGCAATGACCAATGAACCGGGCGCTCCTCGCCTCATGATAACACATTTAGTCAATCGCAACTTTAAATCGTATGCTGGGGAGCAGATTCTGGGGCCTTTCCACAAG cGTTTTTCGTGCATCATTGGTCCAAATGGAAGTGGGAAGTCCAATGTGATAGATTCAATGCTCTTTGTGTTTGGATACAGAGCTCAAAAGATCCGATCCAAAAAGCTTTCAGTTCTGATTCACAGCTCTGATAAACACAAAGATGTGCAAAGCTGTACAGTGGAGGTGCATTTTCAAAAGATCATTGATAAG GAAGGAGATGACTACGAAGTCATCCCCAACAGCAAGTTCTATGTTTCCAGGACTGCCAACAAAGACAATTCCTCAGCCTACCATATCAATGGCAAGAAAACCACATTCAAAGATGTTGGGGCTGTACTCCGAAGCCATGGTATTGACCTAGACCACAACAGATTTCTGATCTTACAG GGCGAGGTGGAGCAGATCGCCATGATGAAGTCTAAAGGTCAGACAGAGCATGATGAGGGTATGCTGGAGTACCTAGAGGACATTATCGGCTCATGCCGCCTTAAAGAGCCCATCCTTACCCTGGCCCGGCGAATTGAGCTGCTCAATGagcagaggggagagaag CTGAACCGTGTGAAGCtggtggagaaggagaagaatgCTCTGGAGGGAGAAAAGAACAAAGCGGTGGAGTTCCTCACCCTGGAGAATGATATCTTTAAACACAAGAGTCGACTCTGCCAGTACTATGT TCATGATCTGCAGAAGCGTGTGGTTGACAAGGAGCAGGAGAAGCAGAAGATCTTGGAGGACACAAaggaacacacagagaaaaatgcaaagATATCACAGGAGATGGAGAGAATGAACCAAGAGCTTAAAAACGTGGAGAA GAAACAAAATAAGCTCAACAAGTACATCGAGTCCCAGAAGGAGAAGTTCACCCAGCTGGACCTGCAGGATGTTGAAGTGCGTGAGAAGATTAAACATTCAAAGAGCAAGGGCAAGAAACTGCACAAGCAGCtggaaaaggacaaagaaaag CTGGAGGAAGTGCGCGGTGTGCCGGCCAGCAGCGAAAAGGCCATCTCTGAGGCAACAGCTCGTAAGGAGGAGCTTGAGAAGCAGAAggggaaagaagaggaaaaactcAAAGCAGTGATGGAGAGTTTGAAGGAAGAGACCAGCGGCCTGCAACAGGACAAAGAG ATCAAAGAGAAAGAGCTGATGGAGCTCAGCAAGGCTGTAAATGAGACCCGGTCTCGTATGGACCTGGCTCAGTCAGAGCTGGACATCTACCTCAGCCGCCACAACACGGCACTGACGCAGCTCAACACTGCCAAGCAGACACTTCAGACAACCTCTGACACGCTGCGTGAGCGCCGTGCCGCCATCAAAGACCTGGAAGTGAAAATACCTCAGAAAGAACAGGAGCTTAAGAAG GACGAGGGAGAGCTGGGGCAGCTGATGAAGATAGACAGTGAGGCCAGGGAAGTGGTGAGGGAACTGAGGCAGAAGGTGGATGAAGCCAAAAGTTCTCTGTCCTCCAACCGCAGTCGAGGAAAGGTCCTCGATGCCCTcatgcagcagaagaagagtggCAGAATCCCTGGCATCTTTGGAAGAttg GGAGACCTTGGAGCCATAGAAGAGAAGTATGATGTGGCCATTTCCTCAAGTTGTGGTGCTCTAGACAACATCGTGGTGGACACCATCGACACGGCTCAGAAATGTGTGACGTTTCTTAAAGAACAGAACATCGGGGTGGCAACCTTCATTGGTCTTGACAAG ATGAAGGTGTGGGAGAAGAATATGGCTCCCATTCGAACTCCAGAGAACTGCCCTCGTCTCTTCGACATGGTGCGAGTGAAAGATGAAAGTGTGCGGCCAGCTTTCTACTTTGCTCTAAGGGACACCCTGGTGGCCCAGGACATGGAGCAGGCCACAAGGATGGCCTTCCAGAAAGACAAGCGCTGGAGAGTGGTCACCCTGAAGGGACAAATCATAGAGATGGCTG GAACCAtgactggaggaggaagagtcaTGAAAGGCAGGATGGGCTCCTCTATTGGTACCGAGTTTTCCCAGGAAGAG CTTGATCGTATGGAGAGCAAGCTGAATGACAAAGTGTCAAAGCTGCAGGGCTGCCAAGAGAGAAAGCTGCAGCTCGAGGAGAGCGTCCAGCGACTGCAGCCGCAGCTCCGAGACATGAAGAACACGCTGGAAAAATACGCCAACAGCATGACT AGTCTTGCTGACCAGGAGGTTCACTTGAAACTTCAGATGAAGGAACTTGAGGCCAATGTGCTGGCTGCTGCCCCAGACAAgaccaaacagaaacagatggaGAAGAGCCTGGATGCCTTCAAGAAAG ACTATGATGCAGCCTCCAGTAAAGCTGGGAAGGTGGAGAATGAGGTGAAAAGGCTCCACAACCTGATTGTAGACATCAACAGCCACAAGCTGAAGGCGCAGCAGGACAAACTGGACACGGTCAACAAGGAGCTGGACGACTGCTCTTCCACCATTACCAAAGCTCAAGTGGCCATAAAGACAGCTGACCG AAACCTGAAGAAGTGTGAGGAGAGCGTGAAACGCTTGCAGAGtgagctggaggagaatgagCAGTCAATGGCCGAGTTCACAGAACATCTGAAGAAGCTGGAAGACGAGGCCGGCGAGATCATGAAGGCGTGTCAGGAAGCTGAG GCTGCACTCCCCGAGGTGCAGGAGCAGCATCAAGGGGTGCTCAAGGGGATCAAGGCCCTTCAGCAGCAGGAGCACGCACTGCAGGAGGAGTCCCTCAGCATCCGACTCAGAATCGAGCAGATCGAGTCCTCGATCACCGAACACAACAATAAGATCAAACATTGGCAAAAAGAG GCCACTAAGCTGTCCCTTCATACCATCGAGgacaaagcagcagaggaaCTTCCTGTTCTTACAGTTGCTGAACTGTCTGGAATCTCAGAGCCCAACGTCATAATAAACAAAGTGACCATGTTAGAGACCCAGTGTGCTCAGATGAAACCAAACCTTGGTGCCATTGCTGAATACAAGAAGAAG gaggagctgtatcTTCAGCGTGTGGCTCAGCTCGATGAGATCACTACAGAGAGGGACCGATTCAAACGTGGCTATGAGGACCTGCGCAAACAGCGCCTCAACGAGTTCATGACTGGATTCAACATGATCACcaacaagctgaaggaaaacTACCAGATGCTCACACTGGGTGgcgatgcagagctggagctgGTGGACAGTTTGGACCCCTTCTCTGAGGGCATCATGTTTAG TGTTCGTCCTCCGAAGAAGAGCTGGAAGAAGATCTTTAACCtgtcaggaggagagaagacCCTCAGCTCTCTGGCTCTGGTGTTCGCTCTCCACCACTACAAACCCACACCGCTCTACTTCATGGACGAGATCGACGCCGCACTCGATTTCAAGAACGTTTCCATTGTGGCCTGTTACATTTAT GAACAAACAAAGAACGCTCAGTTCATCATCATCTCCCTGAGGAACAACATGTTCGAGATCGCTGATCGTCTCATCGGCATCTACAAGACTCACAACACCACCAAGAGTGTTGGGATCAACCCCAAGACCATCGTGTTCAAAGAGCTCGAAACCGTCACCGCTTAA
- the smc4 gene encoding structural maintenance of chromosomes protein 4 isoform X2, producing MTNEPGAPRLMITHLVNRNFKSYAGEQILGPFHKRFSCIIGPNGSGKSNVIDSMLFVFGYRAQKIRSKKLSVLIHSSDKHKDVQSCTVEVHFQKIIDKEGDDYEVIPNSKFYVSRTANKDNSSAYHINGKKTTFKDVGAVLRSHGIDLDHNRFLILQGEVEQIAMMKSKGQTEHDEGMLEYLEDIIGSCRLKEPILTLARRIELLNEQRGEKLNRVKLVEKEKNALEGEKNKAVEFLTLENDIFKHKSRLCQYYVHDLQKRVVDKEQEKQKILEDTKEHTEKNAKISQEMERMNQELKNVEKKQNKLNKYIESQKEKFTQLDLQDVEVREKIKHSKSKGKKLHKQLEKDKEKLEEVRGVPASSEKAISEATARKEELEKQKGKEEEKLKAVMESLKEETSGLQQDKEIKEKELMELSKAVNETRSRMDLAQSELDIYLSRHNTALTQLNTAKQTLQTTSDTLRERRAAIKDLEVKIPQKEQELKKDEGELGQLMKIDSEAREVVRELRQKVDEAKSSLSSNRSRGKVLDALMQQKKSGRIPGIFGRLGDLGAIEEKYDVAISSSCGALDNIVVDTIDTAQKCVTFLKEQNIGVATFIGLDKMKVWEKNMAPIRTPENCPRLFDMVRVKDESVRPAFYFALRDTLVAQDMEQATRMAFQKDKRWRVVTLKGQIIEMAGTMTGGGRVMKGRMGSSIGTEFSQEELDRMESKLNDKVSKLQGCQERKLQLEESVQRLQPQLRDMKNTLEKYANSMTSLADQEVHLKLQMKELEANVLAAAPDKTKQKQMEKSLDAFKKDYDAASSKAGKVENEVKRLHNLIVDINSHKLKAQQDKLDTVNKELDDCSSTITKAQVAIKTADRNLKKCEESVKRLQSELEENEQSMAEFTEHLKKLEDEAGEIMKACQEAEAALPEVQEQHQGVLKGIKALQQQEHALQEESLSIRLRIEQIESSITEHNNKIKHWQKEATKLSLHTIEDKAAEELPVLTVAELSGISEPNVIINKVTMLETQCAQMKPNLGAIAEYKKKEELYLQRVAQLDEITTERDRFKRGYEDLRKQRLNEFMTGFNMITNKLKENYQMLTLGGDAELELVDSLDPFSEGIMFSVRPPKKSWKKIFNLSGGEKTLSSLALVFALHHYKPTPLYFMDEIDAALDFKNVSIVACYIYEQTKNAQFIIISLRNNMFEIADRLIGIYKTHNTTKSVGINPKTIVFKELETVTA from the exons ATGACCAATGAACCGGGCGCTCCTCGCCTCATGATAACACATTTAGTCAATCGCAACTTTAAATCGTATGCTGGGGAGCAGATTCTGGGGCCTTTCCACAAG cGTTTTTCGTGCATCATTGGTCCAAATGGAAGTGGGAAGTCCAATGTGATAGATTCAATGCTCTTTGTGTTTGGATACAGAGCTCAAAAGATCCGATCCAAAAAGCTTTCAGTTCTGATTCACAGCTCTGATAAACACAAAGATGTGCAAAGCTGTACAGTGGAGGTGCATTTTCAAAAGATCATTGATAAG GAAGGAGATGACTACGAAGTCATCCCCAACAGCAAGTTCTATGTTTCCAGGACTGCCAACAAAGACAATTCCTCAGCCTACCATATCAATGGCAAGAAAACCACATTCAAAGATGTTGGGGCTGTACTCCGAAGCCATGGTATTGACCTAGACCACAACAGATTTCTGATCTTACAG GGCGAGGTGGAGCAGATCGCCATGATGAAGTCTAAAGGTCAGACAGAGCATGATGAGGGTATGCTGGAGTACCTAGAGGACATTATCGGCTCATGCCGCCTTAAAGAGCCCATCCTTACCCTGGCCCGGCGAATTGAGCTGCTCAATGagcagaggggagagaag CTGAACCGTGTGAAGCtggtggagaaggagaagaatgCTCTGGAGGGAGAAAAGAACAAAGCGGTGGAGTTCCTCACCCTGGAGAATGATATCTTTAAACACAAGAGTCGACTCTGCCAGTACTATGT TCATGATCTGCAGAAGCGTGTGGTTGACAAGGAGCAGGAGAAGCAGAAGATCTTGGAGGACACAAaggaacacacagagaaaaatgcaaagATATCACAGGAGATGGAGAGAATGAACCAAGAGCTTAAAAACGTGGAGAA GAAACAAAATAAGCTCAACAAGTACATCGAGTCCCAGAAGGAGAAGTTCACCCAGCTGGACCTGCAGGATGTTGAAGTGCGTGAGAAGATTAAACATTCAAAGAGCAAGGGCAAGAAACTGCACAAGCAGCtggaaaaggacaaagaaaag CTGGAGGAAGTGCGCGGTGTGCCGGCCAGCAGCGAAAAGGCCATCTCTGAGGCAACAGCTCGTAAGGAGGAGCTTGAGAAGCAGAAggggaaagaagaggaaaaactcAAAGCAGTGATGGAGAGTTTGAAGGAAGAGACCAGCGGCCTGCAACAGGACAAAGAG ATCAAAGAGAAAGAGCTGATGGAGCTCAGCAAGGCTGTAAATGAGACCCGGTCTCGTATGGACCTGGCTCAGTCAGAGCTGGACATCTACCTCAGCCGCCACAACACGGCACTGACGCAGCTCAACACTGCCAAGCAGACACTTCAGACAACCTCTGACACGCTGCGTGAGCGCCGTGCCGCCATCAAAGACCTGGAAGTGAAAATACCTCAGAAAGAACAGGAGCTTAAGAAG GACGAGGGAGAGCTGGGGCAGCTGATGAAGATAGACAGTGAGGCCAGGGAAGTGGTGAGGGAACTGAGGCAGAAGGTGGATGAAGCCAAAAGTTCTCTGTCCTCCAACCGCAGTCGAGGAAAGGTCCTCGATGCCCTcatgcagcagaagaagagtggCAGAATCCCTGGCATCTTTGGAAGAttg GGAGACCTTGGAGCCATAGAAGAGAAGTATGATGTGGCCATTTCCTCAAGTTGTGGTGCTCTAGACAACATCGTGGTGGACACCATCGACACGGCTCAGAAATGTGTGACGTTTCTTAAAGAACAGAACATCGGGGTGGCAACCTTCATTGGTCTTGACAAG ATGAAGGTGTGGGAGAAGAATATGGCTCCCATTCGAACTCCAGAGAACTGCCCTCGTCTCTTCGACATGGTGCGAGTGAAAGATGAAAGTGTGCGGCCAGCTTTCTACTTTGCTCTAAGGGACACCCTGGTGGCCCAGGACATGGAGCAGGCCACAAGGATGGCCTTCCAGAAAGACAAGCGCTGGAGAGTGGTCACCCTGAAGGGACAAATCATAGAGATGGCTG GAACCAtgactggaggaggaagagtcaTGAAAGGCAGGATGGGCTCCTCTATTGGTACCGAGTTTTCCCAGGAAGAG CTTGATCGTATGGAGAGCAAGCTGAATGACAAAGTGTCAAAGCTGCAGGGCTGCCAAGAGAGAAAGCTGCAGCTCGAGGAGAGCGTCCAGCGACTGCAGCCGCAGCTCCGAGACATGAAGAACACGCTGGAAAAATACGCCAACAGCATGACT AGTCTTGCTGACCAGGAGGTTCACTTGAAACTTCAGATGAAGGAACTTGAGGCCAATGTGCTGGCTGCTGCCCCAGACAAgaccaaacagaaacagatggaGAAGAGCCTGGATGCCTTCAAGAAAG ACTATGATGCAGCCTCCAGTAAAGCTGGGAAGGTGGAGAATGAGGTGAAAAGGCTCCACAACCTGATTGTAGACATCAACAGCCACAAGCTGAAGGCGCAGCAGGACAAACTGGACACGGTCAACAAGGAGCTGGACGACTGCTCTTCCACCATTACCAAAGCTCAAGTGGCCATAAAGACAGCTGACCG AAACCTGAAGAAGTGTGAGGAGAGCGTGAAACGCTTGCAGAGtgagctggaggagaatgagCAGTCAATGGCCGAGTTCACAGAACATCTGAAGAAGCTGGAAGACGAGGCCGGCGAGATCATGAAGGCGTGTCAGGAAGCTGAG GCTGCACTCCCCGAGGTGCAGGAGCAGCATCAAGGGGTGCTCAAGGGGATCAAGGCCCTTCAGCAGCAGGAGCACGCACTGCAGGAGGAGTCCCTCAGCATCCGACTCAGAATCGAGCAGATCGAGTCCTCGATCACCGAACACAACAATAAGATCAAACATTGGCAAAAAGAG GCCACTAAGCTGTCCCTTCATACCATCGAGgacaaagcagcagaggaaCTTCCTGTTCTTACAGTTGCTGAACTGTCTGGAATCTCAGAGCCCAACGTCATAATAAACAAAGTGACCATGTTAGAGACCCAGTGTGCTCAGATGAAACCAAACCTTGGTGCCATTGCTGAATACAAGAAGAAG gaggagctgtatcTTCAGCGTGTGGCTCAGCTCGATGAGATCACTACAGAGAGGGACCGATTCAAACGTGGCTATGAGGACCTGCGCAAACAGCGCCTCAACGAGTTCATGACTGGATTCAACATGATCACcaacaagctgaaggaaaacTACCAGATGCTCACACTGGGTGgcgatgcagagctggagctgGTGGACAGTTTGGACCCCTTCTCTGAGGGCATCATGTTTAG TGTTCGTCCTCCGAAGAAGAGCTGGAAGAAGATCTTTAACCtgtcaggaggagagaagacCCTCAGCTCTCTGGCTCTGGTGTTCGCTCTCCACCACTACAAACCCACACCGCTCTACTTCATGGACGAGATCGACGCCGCACTCGATTTCAAGAACGTTTCCATTGTGGCCTGTTACATTTAT GAACAAACAAAGAACGCTCAGTTCATCATCATCTCCCTGAGGAACAACATGTTCGAGATCGCTGATCGTCTCATCGGCATCTACAAGACTCACAACACCACCAAGAGTGTTGGGATCAACCCCAAGACCATCGTGTTCAAAGAGCTCGAAACCGTCACCGCTTAA
- the trim59 gene encoding tripartite motif-containing protein 59 produces MDNLEEDLTCSVCYSLFADPRVLPCSHTFCKSCLDNLLHVSTNYSIWRPLRLPLKCPNCRSVVELPPAGVEALPTNVCLRAIIEKYQNESEPRPPPCEEHHRQPLNMYCIQDRQLICGMCLTVGEHQGHPIDDLQAAFIREKQTPALLLARLSERRWAQVCELGEQLEQEKARCEGLVRQDRQEVNQFFQTLEAVLVQKRHAYLDALDKAGAEVARAYDPLIHRVKELQEEQLDLVSLGSSVEEEDSPLVFLDKVHLFRERVEEFIKTPLPSVINLSVSPRAAEFLQQHWPAVTIGSLEEAPVPKLCCCARCGGVEAVMENEAGRDRSDSWWQDLKPTSSVVLLGLLLLLGVMWVNPVGGASLGFSLLSRFSQVVHGLSSELVTSVWDTAGSAYTVMEATIEKWSRLLSAVGEKALQQLAALFQTLTSH; encoded by the exons ATGGACAACCTAGAGGAGGACCTTACGTGCTCCGTGTGCTACTCTCTGTTCGCTGATCCGCGAGTCCTGCCGTGCTCTCATACCTTCTGCAAGAGCTGCCTGGACAACCTGCTCCACGTGTCCACCAACTATTCCATCTGGCGCCCTCTCCGCCTGCCGCTGAAATGCCCCAACTGTCGGAGTGTGGTGGAGCTGCCCCCTGCGGGCGTGGAAGCTCTGCCCACCAACGTTTGTCTGCGGGCCATCATTGAGAAA TACCAGAATGAAAGTGAGCCGCGGCCCCCTCCCTGTGAGGAGCACCACAGGCAGCCCCTGAACATGTACTGCATCCAGGATCGACAGCTGATCTGTGGGATGTGTCTGACGGTTGGGGAACATCAGGGTCATCCCATAGACGACCTGCAAGCGGCCttcatcagagaaaaacagaccCCAGCGCTGCTGCTGGCAAGACTTTCAGAGCGCAGATGGGCACAG gtgtgtgagCTGGGGgagcagctggagcaggagaaggCCCGCTGTGAGGGTCTGGTGAGGCAGGACCGACAGGAGGTCAATCAGTTTTTCCAGACACTTGAGGCGGTGCTTGTTCAGAAGAGACACGCCTACCTGGACGCTCTGGATAAAGCTGGAGCAGAGGTGGCACGGGCCTACGACCCCCTCATACACAGAGTCAAGGAGCTGCAG gaggagcagctggaCCTGGTGTCTCTGGGCTCATcggtagaggaggaggactcGCCGCTGGTCTTCCTGGATAAGGTGCATTTGTTCAGAGAGCGGGTGGAGGAGTTTATTAAAACCCCTCTGCCCTCTGTGATAAACCTCTCCGTCAGCCCGCGTGCTGCTGAGTTCCTCCAGCAGCACTGGCCCGCTGTGACCATCGGCAGCCTTGAGGAAGCCCCTGTCCCAAAGCTGTGCTGCTGCGCCCGATGTGGCGGTGTGGAGGCCGTGATGGAAAACGAAGCTGGGAGGGATCGGTCTGACAGCTGGTGGCAGGACCTAAAGCCGACTTCTTCTGTGGTGCTGCtcgggctgctgctgctgttggggGTGATGTGGGTAAACCCAGTAGGAGGGGCATCACTGggtttctctctgctctctcggTTCAGTCAGGTGGTGCACGGTCTGAGCAGTGAACTGGTAACATCTGTGTGGGACACAGCAGGCTCGGCGTACACAGTGATGGAGGCCACTATAGAAAAATGGAGCCGTCTCCTCTCCGCAGTGGGAGAAAAGGCCCTCCAGCAGCTGGCTGCCTTATTTCaaactctgacatcacactga
- the kpna4 gene encoding importin subunit alpha-3 — MADNEKLDNQRLKNFKNKGRDLETMRRQRTEVVVELRKNKRDEHLLKRRNVPHEDICEDSDVDGDFRSQNTSLEAIVQNATSDNQGVQLSAVQAARKLLSSDRNPPIDDLIKSGILPILVLCLEREDNPSLQFEAAWALTNIASGTSEQTQAVVQSNAVPLFLRLLQSPHQNVCEQAVWALGNIIGDGPQCRDYVISLGVVKPLLSFISPSIPITFLRNVTWVMVNLCRHKDPPPPMETIQEILPALCVLIHHTDVSILVDTVWALSYLTDAGNEQIQMVIDSGIVPHLVPLLSHQEVKVQTAALRAVGNIVTGTDEQTQVVLNCDALSHFPALLTHPKEKINKEAVWFLSNITAGNQQQVQAVIEAKLVPMIIHLLDKGDFGTQKEAAWAISNLTISGRKDQVAHLIEKQVIPPFCNLLTVKDAQVVQVVLDGLSNILKMADDEAETIANLIEECGGLEKVEQLQNHENEDIYKLAYEIIDQFFSSDDIDEDNSLVPEAIQGGTYGFNSANVPAEGFQF, encoded by the exons ATGGCCGACAACGAGAAACTGGACAACCAGCGGCTGAAGAATTTCAAGAATAAGGGCCGAGATTTGGAG ACTATGAGAAGACAGAGGACCGAGGTAGTGGTGGAACTCAGAAAG AACAAAAGAGATGAGCACCTTCTGAAGAGGAGAAATGTGCCCCATGAAGACATCTGTGAGGACTCTGATGTTGACGGAGATTTCAGATCG caaaacaCCTCTCTTGAAGCAATAGTACAA AATGCTACCAGTGATAACCAAGGAGTCCAGCTGAGTGCTGTTCAGGCTGCAAG GAAGTTGTTGTCCAGTGACCGTAACCCTCCCATTGATGACCTGATAAAGTCTGGGATTCTTCCTATTCTGGTCCTCTgcctggagagagaggacaa CCCGTCCCTGCAGTTTGAGGCAGCCTGGGCATTAACCAACATAGCGTCCGGTACCTCAGAGCAGACCCAAGCTGTGGTCCAGTCCA ATGCTGTGCCGCTGTTCCTGAGGCTGCTTCAATCTCCCCACCAGAATGTGTGTGAACAGGCTGTCTGGGCCCTCGGCAACATCATCG gtGATGGCCCTCAGTGCAGAGACTACGTGATCAGTTTGGGTGTGGTCAAGCCCCTGCTCTCCTTCATCAGCCCCTCCATCCCCATCACTTTCCTCCGCAATGTCACCTGGGTCATGGTCAACCTGTGCCGCCACAAGGACCCGCCTCCACCTATGGAGACGATTCAGGAG atcctGCCAGCTCTCTGCGTGCTGATCCACCATACTGATGTCAGT ATCTTGGTCGACACAGTGTGGGCTCTTTCGTATCTCACGGACGCTGGGAACGAGCAGATCCAGATGGTCATAGACTCCGGCATCGTTCCCCATCTGGTACCCCTACTCAGTCACCAGGAAGTCAAAGTCCAG ACTGCTGCCCTGAGGGCTGTTGGGAACATTGTGACTGGCACTGATGAACAGACCCAGGTGGTGCTCAACTGTGACGCTCTCAGCCACTTCCCTGCACTCCTCACACACCCAAAGGAGAAGATCAACAAG GAGGCAGTGTGGTTCCTTTCCAACATCACGGCGGGTAACCAGCAGCAGGTGCAGGCTGTGATCGAAGCCAAGCTAGTCCCCATGATCATACACCTGCTGGACAAG ggtGACTTCGGCACTCAGAAGGAAGCAGCATGGGCCATCAGCAACCTGACAATAAGTGGAAGAAAAGATCAG GTAGCACACCTGATTGAAAAGCAGGTAATCCCTCCATTCTGCAACCTGCTGACAGTTAAAGACGCTCAGGTTGTGCAGGTTGTGCTCGATGGCCTCAGCAATATCCTCAAGATGGCAGACGATGAGGCTGAAACCATCGCTAACCTCATTGAAGAATGCGGAg GTTTGGAAAAGGTGGAGCAACTGCAGAATCATGAAAATGAAGATATCTACAAATTGGCATATGAAATTATTGATCAATTCTTCTCATCTGATGAT ATCGATGAAGACAACAGCCTGGTCCCGGAGGCCATCCAGGGCGGGACTTACGGCTTTAACTCCGCCAACGTGCCAGCCGAGGGATTCCAGTTCTAG